One Hydrogenobaculum sp. 3684 genomic window, CGTATATCGCTAAACTATAAAGCTTTATCAAACTCAAAGCTTATATTTTTTATATCAAAATCAAAAAAATCTGTGGTTTCAAGGCTTTTAAAAGAAAAAAATACAATAGCAAATGAGTTTATATCAAACAACAATTGTAAAAAACCAATTCTTGTATCAGATGGTATGAAGGATCTATTCAATTCTTTTTAAACTAAGCAACTCTTGTGGATTTTTTATCTTAAAAGCAAATGGAAACTCTTTTTTAAATAAAGCTTTTTTATCTTCTGGTACTTTTGCAAACACTATAATAGCTTTGTTGTTTTTCACCATATAAGTATCAAACCCAAGTTTTTTAGCTTTTATATAAATATCAGAAGCATATTCTTTTATGTAGTAAACTCCAAGTTGGTAGTAGTAGAAAGAAGGAGCCTCTTCTACATGGACCATTTTTAAACTAAGCAACTCTTGTGGATTTTTTATCTTAAAAGCAAATGGAAACTCTTTTTTAAATAAAGCTTTTTTATCTTCTGGTACTTTCGCAAACACTATAATAGCTTTGTTGTTTTTCACCATATAAGTATCAAACCCAAGTTTTTTAGCTTTTATATAAATATCAGAAGCATATTCTTTTATGTAGTAAACTCCAAGTTGATAGTAGTAGAAGTTTTTGGTCTCTTTCTCTTTATTGTTATTATTAACTACTTTATTTTGGTTTTTTGGCTTATTTTCTTTGGTTGACTCTGCGTAGGATATAGGTGGATTCTCAGTATTTTTATTTACATACTCTAATGTTATAAGTTCTTTTGATAGTTCTATAGCTTTGTCTTTGTAATGCTGGTTTATATCTTCATTAAACAATATTTTCCTTATCAATTTCGATGCTTCTTTAAATTTGTTAGCTTCCATATAGCACTTTGCTTTTAGAAGCAACATATCTGGCATACTTGAAGCACCTATATTATTTTTCTCACTATCTATAAGATAGATTACTTTTTCTTCTATGTCTGGTTTGCTACACATGTTGTTGTCTACGTAGGCTCTTGCTAAATCAAACTTTGCTACGTTAAAATCTCTATCGTAGATTATTGCTAAATTTAGATTTTTAATGTAATCTTTTGTATCGCCTTTTAATTTGTATATGTTTGCTAGTTGATAGTAAGCTTGGGGCCTTAAGCTACAATAATCGTTTTTTATACATTTGTTAAGAGTGTCTATTGCGTCCTTGGTTTTATGTTCTGCTTGTAATATTATAGCTTTGTCTAAAATAGCTTGATAGTAGTCTGGTTTTATATGTAGTGCTTTGTCTATATT contains:
- a CDS encoding tetratricopeptide repeat protein, translating into MKLNYIFYIAFVVFSIFSIYSCAQNTHNIEELSSKNSEYYYNIGMAGLTAGNYAAAIANFKKAILKYPYYYKAYDKLALAYANVGDYKKALENIDKALHIKPDYYQAILDKAIILQAEHKTKDAIDTLNKCIKNDYCSLRPQAYYQLANIYKLKGDTKDYIKNLNLAIIYDRDFNVAKFDLARAYVDNNMCSKPDIEEKVIYLIDSEKNNIGASSMPDMLLLKAKCYMEANKFKEASKLIRKILFNEDINQHYKDKAIELSKELITLEYVNKNTENPPISYAESTKENKPKNQNKVVNNNNKEKETKNFYYYQLGVYYIKEYASDIYIKAKKLGFDTYMVKNNKAIIVFAKVPEDKKALFKKEFPFAFKIKNPQELLSLKMVHVEEAPSFYYYQLGVYYIKEYASDIYIKAKKLGFDTYMVKNNKAIIVFAKVPEDKKALFKKEFPFAFKIKNPQELLSLKRIE